In Astyanax mexicanus isolate ESR-SI-001 chromosome 17, AstMex3_surface, whole genome shotgun sequence, a single window of DNA contains:
- the LOC103039248 gene encoding pterin-4-alpha-carbinolamine dehydratase 2 isoform X1 translates to MRLWLMISGSGWRRILHKPRNPSPLLSAAAQMATDSSWLSPAEREQLLMELKATGWVELEERDALYKELHFKTFNQAFGFMSRVALQAEKINHHPEWFNVYNKVQITLTTHDCGGLSKKDVRLAKFIDKVALTM, encoded by the exons ATGAGGTTGTGGTTAATGATCTCTGGTTCTGGATGGAGGAGAATTTTACACAAACCCAGAAACCCTTCACCCTTACTCTCCGCCGCGGCTCAGATG gccaCAGATTCGTCCTGGTTGTCTCCAGCAGAGAGggagcagctgctgatggagCTGAAGGCGACAGGGTGGGTGGAGCTGGAGGAGAGAGACGCCCTGTATAAAGAACTTCACTTCAAAACATTTAACCAG GCGTTTGGCTTCATGTCTCGAGTGGCTCTTCAGGCAGAGAAGATAAACCACCACCCGGAGTGGTTTAATGTCTATAATAAG GTACAGATCACGCTGACCACTCACGACTGTGGAGGACTATCCAAAAAAGATGTCCGGCTCGCCAAGTTCATTGACAAGGTTGCACTGACGATGTAG
- the LOC103039248 gene encoding pterin-4-alpha-carbinolamine dehydratase 2 isoform X2, which yields MEENFTQTQKPFTLTLRRGSDGHRFVLVVSSREGAAADGAEGDRAFGFMSRVALQAEKINHHPEWFNVYNKVQITLTTHDCGGLSKKDVRLAKFIDKVALTM from the exons ATGGAGGAGAATTTTACACAAACCCAGAAACCCTTCACCCTTACTCTCCGCCGCGGCTCAGATG gccaCAGATTCGTCCTGGTTGTCTCCAGCAGAGAGggagcagctgctgatggagCTGAAGGCGACAGG GCGTTTGGCTTCATGTCTCGAGTGGCTCTTCAGGCAGAGAAGATAAACCACCACCCGGAGTGGTTTAATGTCTATAATAAG GTACAGATCACGCTGACCACTCACGACTGTGGAGGACTATCCAAAAAAGATGTCCGGCTCGCCAAGTTCATTGACAAGGTTGCACTGACGATGTAG
- the txndc15 gene encoding thioredoxin domain-containing protein 15, producing the protein MSLTVLFILLICRTWALDSVLDEGEPSEFRSPQSLVEDSDGQTPQFVSETPELQPRIQQFKTAEMADAVLGAELSADPAGIEALIPKSLKESLFGVSEVCEGESCKVEGSSEEESVENPAGSGVSGSGDEQNSTETAKTYKVSCDKRSITGLESFTVQVLNASQDLMEFLNANGTECTLVLFFTTWCQFSANLAPHFNALPRVFPSMHFLALDASQHSSLSTRFGTVAVPNILLFQGAKPMARFNHTDRTLDTLTSFITNQTGFEAVPGQAVGEEDQAGPLPSVPVKSIDWLFVFSILFILGFSLYAILRTDSIRLLIPGQEHDHQD; encoded by the exons ATGTCTCTGACGGTTCTGTTTATTCTGCTGATCTGCAGAACCTGGGCTCTAGACTCGGTTCTAG ATGAAGGTGAGCCCTCGGAGTTCCGCTCTCCTCAGTCCCTGGTGGAGGACAGTGATGGTCAGACCCCTCAGTTTGTGTCAGAGACCCCGGAGCTCCAGCCCAGGATTCAGCAGTTTAAGACGGCGGAGATGGCGGACGCCGTGCTGGGGGCCGAGCTGTCTGCAGACCCCGCCGGGATCGAGGCTCTGATCCCGAAAAGCCTGAAGGAGTCTCTGTTTGGGGTCTCAGAGGTGTGCGAGGGGGAGAGCTGTAAGGTGGAGGGGTCTTCTGAAGAGGAGTCAGTGGAGAACCCCGCAGGGTCAGGGGTCAGCGGTTCGGGGGACGAGCAGAACTCCACAGAAACAGCCAAGACCTATAAGGTCAGCTGTGATAAAAGGAGCAtcactgggctggagagcttcaCTGTACAGGTCCTGAATGCCTCTCAG GATCTGATGGAATTCCTCAATGCTAACGGTACAGAGTGCACCCTGGTTTTATTCTTTACTACGTGGTGTCAGTTCTCAGCTAACCTCGCCCCACACTTCAATGCCCTGCCTCGGgtatttcccagcatgcacttccTCGCTCTGGATGCCTCACAGCACAGCAG TTTATCCACCCGGTTTGGGACGGTGGCCGTTCCTAACATTCTGCTTTTCCAAGGAGCGAAACCAATGGCCCGCTTTAACCATACAGACCGGACTCTGGACACCCTGACCTCCTTCATCACCAAtcagacag GTTTTGAGGCGGTTCCCGGTCAGGCGGTGGGAGAGGAGGACCAGGCCGGGCCGTTACCCAGCGTTCCAGTGAAGAGCATTGACTGGCTGTTTGTGTTCTCAATTCTATTTATTTTGGGGTTCTCTCTTTACGCCATCCTGCGCACCGACAGCATCCGCCTCCTGATCCCTGGCCAAGAACATGACCACCAGGactaa